A genomic region of Zea mays cultivar B73 chromosome 6, Zm-B73-REFERENCE-NAM-5.0, whole genome shotgun sequence contains the following coding sequences:
- the LOC103630887 gene encoding uncharacterized protein, whose protein sequence is MVVSMNEGIVFVLDSLRKPADDLKLMTDLLKEAWSRLRKKNVDLKETLDFRMNFSCLVQKQGINLCGFYICEFIHTFVGQKTVTKDIQVQGMQGEVLGENTIKANQEQLIGFINREVQSKEGEFYYEGQTLRDHEDSNSY, encoded by the exons ATGGTGGTCTCAATGAATGAAGGCATTGTATTTGTCCTTGACTCATTGAGGAAGCCAGCCGACGACTTAAAACTAATGACAGACCTTCTTAAAGA AGCATGGAGTCGGCTACGCAAAAAGAATGTCGATCTTAAAGAAACTCTTGATTTTAGGATGAACTTTTCG TGTTTGGTACAGAAACAGGGTATCAACCTCTGCGGTTTCTACATTTGTGAATTTATTCACACATTCGTAGGTCAGAAGACAGTAACCAAAGATATTCAG GTACAAGGGATGCAGGGAGAAGTACTTGGGGAGAATACTATAAAAGCAAATCAAGAACAGCTAATAGGGTTTATTAATAGGGAGGTACAATCTAAAGAAGGAGAGTTCTATTATGAAGGACAAACTCTTCGGGACCACGAAGATTCTAATTCGTATTAA
- the LOC103629073 gene encoding salt stress-induced protein — MSTTLVKVGPWGGQGGNPQDIDVLPDERLTSMTIRSGDVIEAYVDTAGNDYTTDLWGGGNGSFTKIELGDDEYVREISGTYGPYDNVLNLVTSLNIIVTNVASFSFGNAQGDTFSIPVENGGQIAGFYGRSGWLIDAIGVYIHP; from the exons ATG AGCACGACTCTTGTAAAGGTTGGACCGTGGGGTGGACAAGGTGGCAATCCTCAAGACATCGACGTGCTGCCTGATGAACGCCTAACAAGCATGACGATCCGCAGCGGTGACGTCATTGAAGCTTATGTTGACACTGCTGGGAACGACTACACAACAGATCTTTGGGGTGGTGGAAACGGGAGCTTTACTAAG ATTGAATTAGGTGACGATGAGTATGTGAGGGAAATTTCTGGCACTTACGGCCCTTACGACAATGTACTGAATCTGGTGACGTCACTTAATATTATTGTCACCAACGTTGCTAGCTTTTCATTTGGAAACGCACAAGGAGATACTTTCAGTATCCCAGTGGAGAACGGCGGCCAAATTGCCGGTTTCTATGGGCGCTCAGGGTGGCTTATCGATGCAATTGGCGTCTATATTCATCCCTGA
- the LOC100501004 gene encoding uncharacterized protein LOC100501004 — protein MVAEEVRQYVRDLYAEPLGFGDNRDDGNCSSEFLLSLLIRSARGPPNPVSIPVKSRYHQRRTTTTSSTKSRPSSPSQLWRRGDSVSDLFYYYRLFL, from the exons ATGGtggctgaggaagttcgccagtaCGTGAGGGACCTGTACGCAGAGCCGCTGGGGTTTGGGGACAACAGGGACGACGGAAATTGCTCATCGGAGTTTCTTCTCTCGCTGTTGATCCGCTCCGCGCGTGGACCGCCCAATCCCGTCTCCATCCCG gtgaagagcaggtaccACCAGAGGAGGACTACTACGACGAGTTCGACgaaatctaggccgtcgtctcccagtcaactatggcgcCGTGGAGATAGTGTTTCtgatctattttattattatcggTTATTTTTGTAA